The Actinomyces sp. oral taxon 414 genome has a segment encoding these proteins:
- a CDS encoding serine/threonine protein kinase — protein MSEPRGDMPTYPMMPAMPAGDIRTRGDLLDGDYAIVLEKVANKVYLALATRDMTINGIDVRSQEPVVIKVTEHNATQSARAEAYVIQHASQSPYLPRFVELREKDGKDWLVTRHITGTPLSDLIRMSGPNGMDPVRAARLAMDVLQALKLLHGSSSASFVHRDIKPDNIIVTTETDGWEHAVLIDLETAIDPTRTLDGNIAYTLPWASPEHMNTKFLRWSSDIFSVGVCLYQMVTGQLPFGERGAMENKTMADFLRDRPDNDLVNRLNAVIRKSLNINQRDRYQSADEMLADLAWVLNGGGPPYPGVIPSGPEPPADPEAVEMEAVLKGICHQYTSKRRFESVAEEVHLRCRSEVFAAFNGSRPLRVFSRCGGRKRFNAWQQKQLDKIAPFDLSNEEKRMLTENSDLMPLAFRAADLIRIARAGAAARVRSLNTLLIGFFLFSTAAVVGLVLFIILLISSS, from the coding sequence ATGAGTGAGCCCAGGGGCGACATGCCCACCTATCCGATGATGCCCGCGATGCCCGCGGGCGATATTCGCACCCGGGGCGATCTGCTCGACGGAGACTACGCGATAGTTCTGGAGAAAGTGGCCAACAAGGTTTATCTCGCCCTGGCGACGCGGGACATGACCATCAACGGAATCGACGTCCGCAGTCAGGAGCCCGTGGTCATCAAGGTCACCGAGCACAATGCGACGCAGAGCGCCCGGGCCGAGGCCTATGTGATCCAGCACGCCTCTCAGAGCCCCTACCTCCCGAGGTTCGTGGAGCTGAGGGAGAAGGACGGCAAGGACTGGCTCGTCACCCGCCACATCACCGGCACGCCGTTGAGCGACCTCATAAGAATGAGCGGGCCCAATGGCATGGATCCCGTGCGGGCCGCCAGACTCGCGATGGACGTGCTGCAGGCGCTCAAGCTCCTCCACGGATCCTCGTCCGCCAGCTTCGTCCACCGGGACATCAAGCCAGACAATATCATTGTCACCACGGAGACCGACGGTTGGGAGCACGCGGTCCTCATCGACCTCGAGACCGCCATAGATCCGACCAGGACTCTTGATGGGAATATAGCGTACACGCTGCCGTGGGCCTCCCCCGAGCACATGAACACCAAGTTCCTGAGGTGGTCGTCGGATATTTTCTCCGTCGGGGTGTGCCTATACCAGATGGTGACCGGTCAGCTGCCCTTCGGCGAGCGGGGGGCCATGGAGAACAAGACGATGGCGGATTTCCTGCGCGATCGTCCCGACAACGATCTCGTCAACAGGCTCAACGCCGTCATCCGCAAGTCCCTCAATATTAATCAGAGGGACCGCTACCAGTCGGCAGATGAGATGCTGGCCGATCTGGCATGGGTTCTGAATGGTGGCGGACCACCCTACCCCGGCGTCATCCCCTCTGGCCCGGAGCCTCCCGCCGACCCCGAGGCGGTGGAGATGGAGGCCGTCTTAAAGGGAATCTGTCACCAATACACCTCGAAGAGGCGCTTCGAGTCCGTCGCCGAGGAGGTCCATCTGCGCTGCCGCAGCGAGGTCTTCGCCGCTTTCAACGGCTCCAGACCCCTCAGGGTCTTCTCCCGATGCGGCGGGCGCAAGCGATTCAACGCCTGGCAGCAGAAGCAGCTGGACAAGATCGCGCCCTTCGATCTCTCCAACGAGGAGAAGCGGATGCTCACCGAGAACTCCGACCTGATGCCCCTCGCCTTCCGTGCAGCGGATCTGATCCGGATCGCGAGGGCCGGTGCCGCGGCGCGAGTCAGGTCCCTGAATACCCTGCTCATCGGATTCTTCTTATTCTCCACGGCAGCCGTCGTCGGCCTTGTTCTCTTCATTATTCTTCTCATCAGTTCGTCCTGA
- a CDS encoding TRAFAC clade GTPase domain-containing protein: protein MEVRMSLECPLCASRRPFLRVERFKNSDGGIGVRAYQDTGGIAAWRANGFESIPSDAGAQVVEAYTVCRNGHVALDDPEVGAAHKVCTLGSVGSGKSQLLHRLLQLDPPVWGQAPQDDRTPVGVFISHKPLPYGAPPIDNPNEVVATAAANSESLRNTLLNLFRLELKLRGVRRWNPITGGRETALVSTLVDEILFRYFESQYADDPEYAQEQADDWGTNLRAPYLYPITLTRGGTSSTKHLAIVDLPGEATREWTTPTSNPYVNSDDDLSQLEDSATILAIVDPVLADWCFNKLDDSTRRLALRPISDETTTTRQTMRTESSSITRKLLQDISHQVHNVDNASLTVIVISKCDAIRYALEHASENAPHGRYDIGRWNDLIPKEQVSPFVHSAKNALSQLSDRVEDSQITASARVREFLDKFRMAPVSMQDHVAASLLANLSDPWRFWNLVMTGEEFDLAVNMFTLPGGAVTHTVSLNDTGNLKPHSFIVESAASSWNRGVSGERVQMQDVAACALASALLASIVSENTVAQLNANARPTYALTAARYRIAEDGGEQTSDGAQAGCFQALRHIISPALGV, encoded by the coding sequence GTGGAGGTCCGCATGTCGCTTGAATGTCCTCTCTGTGCCAGCAGGAGACCATTTCTGCGCGTTGAAAGATTCAAGAACTCGGATGGCGGTATCGGTGTTCGCGCCTACCAGGACACCGGCGGCATCGCCGCCTGGAGGGCGAATGGGTTCGAGTCGATCCCCTCCGATGCCGGAGCGCAGGTGGTCGAGGCGTACACGGTCTGCCGCAACGGGCACGTCGCCCTCGACGACCCCGAAGTCGGCGCCGCGCATAAGGTCTGCACCCTGGGATCGGTCGGATCCGGCAAGTCTCAGCTCCTCCACCGGCTGCTCCAGCTGGACCCCCCGGTTTGGGGCCAAGCGCCCCAGGACGACCGCACACCGGTCGGAGTCTTCATTTCCCACAAGCCCCTTCCCTACGGGGCCCCACCGATTGACAACCCGAATGAGGTCGTCGCCACCGCGGCCGCCAACTCCGAATCCCTGCGAAACACGCTGCTCAACCTGTTCCGACTGGAATTGAAACTCCGGGGGGTGCGCCGGTGGAATCCTATCACTGGCGGGCGGGAGACCGCTCTCGTCAGCACACTCGTGGACGAGATTCTATTCAGATACTTCGAGAGCCAGTACGCGGACGACCCGGAATACGCCCAGGAGCAGGCCGACGATTGGGGCACGAATCTGCGGGCGCCGTATTTGTATCCCATTACTCTTACAAGGGGCGGGACCTCCTCCACCAAGCACCTGGCCATCGTCGATCTCCCGGGCGAGGCCACCCGGGAGTGGACCACTCCGACGAGCAATCCGTACGTGAACTCCGACGATGATCTCAGTCAGTTGGAGGACTCGGCGACCATCCTGGCGATCGTGGATCCGGTTCTGGCGGACTGGTGCTTCAACAAACTCGATGACAGCACCCGCCGTCTCGCCCTGCGTCCCATCTCCGACGAGACGACGACGACGCGCCAGACGATGCGCACCGAATCCAGCTCCATCACCAGGAAGCTCCTTCAGGACATCAGCCACCAGGTCCATAACGTCGACAACGCCTCTCTCACGGTCATCGTGATCTCCAAGTGCGATGCGATCCGTTACGCTCTCGAGCACGCCTCGGAGAACGCCCCCCACGGACGGTACGACATCGGCCGCTGGAACGACCTCATCCCCAAGGAGCAGGTGAGCCCCTTCGTCCATTCCGCCAAGAACGCGCTGAGTCAGTTGAGCGACCGGGTGGAGGACTCCCAGATTACGGCGAGCGCTCGGGTCCGGGAATTCTTAGACAAGTTCCGCATGGCTCCGGTAAGCATGCAGGATCACGTCGCCGCCTCTCTCCTCGCCAACCTGTCCGACCCCTGGAGGTTCTGGAATCTGGTCATGACGGGGGAAGAGTTCGACCTCGCGGTGAATATGTTCACGCTCCCGGGCGGCGCGGTGACGCATACGGTCTCCTTGAATGATACCGGTAATCTCAAGCCCCATTCCTTCATCGTCGAGTCCGCGGCATCGTCCTGGAACCGCGGTGTCTCCGGGGAGAGGGTCCAGATGCAGGACGTCGCCGCGTGTGCACTGGCCAGCGCCCTGCTGGCCAGCATCGTCTCCGAGAACACGGTGGCCCAGTTGAATGCGAATGCGCGTCCGACCTATGCGCTGACGGCCGCCCGCTACCGAATCGCCGAGGACGGCGGCGAGCAAACCTCCGACGGCGCTCAGGCGGGCTGCTTCCAGGCTCTTCGGCACATTATTTCTCCGGCTCTGGGGGTGTGA
- a CDS encoding ABC transporter permease, with translation MLRLLLADLRHHAGTWAWTCVITLVAGACVSGQLRILHGALDSAAKATGVTPQGVPRSTDMLHAARLMSGFIIALVVLAAAAVLASTAGLALTQRRRDHGLWRALGMRPGSLRALLLGQLVAVAALGSLVGSLAGRPVSALMMPLLIEQDVAMPGTVARWEPADLAWTALVVAGSVLLGGWGPARRAARATETDLLRGTEERGRSRLGRTLGVLGRLAVALGLAAGFIAAAVNIHQGGAGSEQAAEAAPLGALGALVLVCVLTAWLVPVVLRALALVPVPGPAWLVATRTAMLESRRSTATVLPFLVAFGLVAVALGGARMGVGRINTDSFLAVFGPALVTAWIGGVAVIAMSAGRRRRDAALLAAAGAPTAQVRGAQVLEGVLHAVVACLLGIVVCALSTALYAPTSGIAWADVPGRLPWTEFGVTGALTLATTCAAVVVSAWAGRSASVATVLRARD, from the coding sequence ATGCTGCGTCTGCTGCTCGCCGACCTGCGCCACCACGCCGGCACGTGGGCGTGGACCTGCGTGATCACCCTCGTGGCCGGGGCCTGCGTGTCCGGCCAGCTCAGGATCCTGCACGGCGCGCTCGACTCGGCCGCGAAGGCCACCGGCGTGACGCCGCAGGGCGTGCCCCGGTCCACCGACATGCTCCACGCCGCACGGCTCATGTCCGGCTTCATCATCGCCCTCGTCGTCCTGGCCGCGGCGGCCGTCCTGGCCTCGACGGCGGGGCTGGCCCTGACCCAGCGCCGCCGCGACCACGGGCTGTGGCGGGCCCTGGGCATGCGGCCCGGCAGCCTGCGCGCGCTGCTGCTGGGCCAGCTCGTCGCCGTCGCGGCGCTGGGCTCCCTCGTCGGCAGCCTCGCGGGCAGGCCCGTCAGCGCGCTCATGATGCCGCTGCTCATCGAGCAGGACGTGGCGATGCCGGGCACGGTCGCGCGCTGGGAGCCGGCGGACCTGGCCTGGACCGCCCTCGTGGTCGCCGGCTCCGTGCTCCTGGGCGGCTGGGGCCCCGCCCGCCGCGCCGCCCGCGCCACCGAGACCGACCTGCTGCGCGGCACCGAGGAGCGCGGCCGCTCACGTCTGGGCCGCACCCTCGGCGTCCTGGGGCGGCTGGCCGTGGCGCTCGGCCTGGCGGCGGGCTTCATTGCCGCCGCCGTCAACATTCACCAGGGCGGCGCCGGAAGCGAGCAGGCGGCCGAGGCCGCCCCGCTGGGGGCGCTGGGGGCGCTCGTGCTCGTGTGCGTCCTGACCGCCTGGCTGGTGCCCGTCGTGCTGCGCGCGCTGGCGCTGGTGCCGGTGCCGGGGCCCGCCTGGCTCGTCGCCACCCGCACCGCGATGCTGGAGTCGCGGCGCTCGACGGCGACGGTCCTGCCCTTCCTGGTCGCCTTCGGCCTCGTGGCCGTCGCGCTGGGCGGCGCGCGCATGGGCGTGGGCAGGATCAACACGGACAGCTTCCTAGCGGTGTTCGGCCCGGCCCTGGTCACGGCCTGGATCGGCGGGGTCGCCGTCATCGCCATGAGCGCCGGGCGCAGGCGGCGCGACGCCGCCCTGCTGGCCGCGGCCGGGGCGCCGACGGCGCAGGTGCGCGGCGCGCAGGTGCTCGAGGGCGTGCTGCACGCCGTCGTCGCCTGCCTGCTCGGGATCGTGGTGTGCGCGCTGAGCACCGCGCTGTACGCGCCGACCTCGGGCATCGCCTGGGCGGACGTGCCCGGGCGCCTGCCCTGGACCGAATTCGGCGTCACCGGTGCGCTGACGCTCGCCACCACCTGCGCGGCCGTCGTCGTCTCGGCGTGGGCGGGGCGCAGTGCGAGCGTCGCCACGGTGCTGCGGGCCCGGGACTGA
- a CDS encoding ABC transporter ATP-binding protein: protein MSRSAAPGSTQAPPTHPTALPRPTAPAVGREPGVPALQCWDLGRVYPLPGRHQEGVVAVTSVSLALEAGSFTALVGASGCGKSTLLQCLAGLDRPTRGNVSVLGQRTTGLGPRAAARLRAEHVGFVFQEDNLVTALSARENVALPGRLRRRPLSRTQVNVALDRVGLSARASQLPHELSGGERQRVAIARVLASRPAVVFADEPTAALDVAAAAAVLDWLAELAAEGSAVLMVTHDAAAAARADWVLVMDAGRVVGQLTGGDPAAVSGAVLSARAGGGR from the coding sequence ATGAGCCGATCCGCGGCACCCGGGAGCACACAGGCTCCCCCGACCCATCCCACAGCCCTGCCTCGGCCGACGGCGCCCGCCGTCGGCCGCGAACCCGGCGTCCCGGCCCTCCAGTGCTGGGACCTCGGCCGGGTCTATCCGCTGCCCGGGCGGCACCAGGAGGGCGTGGTGGCCGTCACGTCGGTGAGCCTGGCCCTGGAGGCCGGCTCCTTCACGGCCCTCGTGGGGGCCTCGGGCTGCGGCAAGTCGACGCTCCTGCAGTGCCTGGCCGGCCTGGACCGCCCCACCCGGGGCAATGTGAGCGTGCTCGGCCAGCGGACCACGGGGCTCGGCCCGCGCGCCGCCGCCCGCCTGCGCGCCGAGCACGTGGGCTTCGTCTTCCAGGAGGACAACCTCGTCACCGCCCTGTCGGCGCGCGAGAACGTCGCCCTGCCCGGGCGGCTGCGGCGTCGTCCCCTCAGTCGCACGCAGGTGAACGTGGCCCTGGATCGCGTCGGCCTGTCCGCCCGGGCCTCGCAGCTGCCCCACGAGCTCAGCGGGGGCGAGCGCCAGCGCGTCGCCATTGCCCGCGTGCTGGCCTCGCGACCCGCCGTCGTCTTCGCCGATGAGCCCACCGCGGCCCTGGACGTGGCTGCGGCGGCGGCGGTCCTCGACTGGCTCGCCGAGCTGGCCGCCGAGGGCAGCGCCGTCCTCATGGTCACCCATGACGCCGCGGCCGCCGCCCGGGCCGATTGGGTCCTGGTCATGGACGCCGGGCGCGTCGTCGGACAGCTGACCGGCGGGGATCCGGCCGCGGTGTCCGGCGCCGTGCTGAGCGCGCGGGCCGGGGGTGGGCGCTGA
- a CDS encoding sensor histidine kinase: MPHASPTTDPRRRPRGTVILVELAHALTFIPLLLLGIFLLLLLPITAPLAAELERACARLAGAQAPSSRPPGQGTWSWLLARARQPGRWMRDLPLMFVGGALCAPGLLITVGGGALGAILCALPSRLSAQAPLKLHLFAWSANISSAGQGWWLVPLGAACLAAAGGLLYALGRLRARLAQALSDSSQDKRLATLTAEVGHLTAGRTTLVDAFDAERTRIERDLHDGAQQELVALTMGLGMARVRALADEDGPEAGREALLADLDAAQDRAEAALRSLRETVHGIRPAVLTERGLGAALRDLAGRAPLPTTMSITDAEEHLDSLTSPVATAVYFAVSEALTNAARHAGPGATATVQLDVGAQGLSAVVTDDGRGGADPSAAGSTGLAGMAQRLESVGGRLAIDSAPGAGTRLTITAPLTPPWAESAAPSAAAGPARRGGAG; this comes from the coding sequence ATGCCACACGCCTCCCCGACCACCGACCCGCGCCGCCGCCCGCGCGGCACCGTCATCCTCGTCGAGCTCGCGCACGCACTCACTTTCATCCCGCTGCTGCTGCTGGGGATCTTCCTCCTCCTGCTCCTTCCCATCACCGCGCCGCTGGCCGCCGAACTCGAGCGCGCCTGCGCCCGGCTCGCCGGCGCCCAGGCCCCCTCCTCCAGGCCGCCGGGGCAGGGGACCTGGTCATGGCTGCTGGCCCGCGCGCGCCAGCCGGGCCGCTGGATGCGCGACCTGCCGCTCATGTTCGTGGGGGGCGCGCTGTGCGCCCCGGGCCTGCTCATCACCGTCGGCGGCGGCGCCCTGGGCGCCATCCTCTGCGCCCTGCCCTCGCGACTGTCCGCCCAGGCGCCGCTCAAACTGCACCTGTTCGCCTGGTCCGCGAATATCAGCTCCGCCGGACAGGGCTGGTGGCTCGTACCGCTGGGCGCCGCCTGCCTGGCAGCCGCCGGCGGCCTGCTCTACGCCCTGGGACGCCTGCGCGCCCGCCTCGCCCAAGCGCTGTCCGACTCCTCGCAGGACAAGCGCCTGGCCACCCTCACCGCCGAGGTCGGGCACCTCACCGCCGGGCGCACCACCCTCGTGGACGCCTTCGACGCCGAGCGCACCCGCATCGAGCGGGACCTGCACGACGGCGCCCAGCAGGAGCTCGTCGCCCTCACCATGGGCCTGGGCATGGCCCGGGTGCGCGCGCTCGCGGACGAGGACGGGCCCGAGGCCGGGCGCGAGGCCCTGCTCGCCGACCTCGACGCCGCCCAGGACCGGGCCGAGGCCGCTCTGCGCTCCCTGCGCGAGACCGTCCACGGCATCCGCCCCGCCGTCCTGACCGAACGGGGCCTGGGCGCGGCCCTGCGCGACCTGGCCGGCCGCGCGCCCCTGCCCACCACCATGAGCATCACCGACGCCGAGGAGCACCTGGACTCCCTGACCTCGCCGGTCGCCACCGCCGTCTACTTCGCCGTGAGCGAGGCCCTGACGAACGCCGCCCGGCACGCCGGGCCCGGCGCCACCGCCACCGTGCAGCTCGACGTGGGCGCCCAGGGCCTGAGCGCCGTCGTCACCGACGACGGGCGCGGCGGCGCCGACCCCTCGGCCGCCGGCTCCACCGGGCTGGCCGGCATGGCCCAGCGCCTGGAGTCCGTCGGCGGCCGCCTCGCCATTGACTCCGCCCCCGGGGCGGGTACGCGCCTGACGATCACCGCCCCGCTCACCCCGCCCTGGGCCGAGAGCGCCGCCCCGTCCGCCGCCGCGGGCCCCGCCCGCCGGGGTGGGGCAGGATGA
- a CDS encoding LuxR C-terminal-related transcriptional regulator — protein MKILLADDTALLREGLAGLLAAAGHEVVARVSDADALRAEVTRLARAGRLPDVVVTDVRMPPTGTDDGLRAAVDLRAAYPGLPVVVLSAYVVGPYLRDLLGSATAPDGGAGAVGYLLKERVGRVDDFLRSLDVVAAGGIVVDPEVLARLMGAPARTPAQADAERVARLTDREREVLALMAEGLSNTQIAGRLVLSDGAVAKHVANILAKLDLPPEEDNRRVRAVLTWLRTTA, from the coding sequence ATGAAGATCCTGCTCGCCGACGACACCGCCCTGCTGCGCGAGGGTCTTGCCGGCCTGCTGGCCGCCGCCGGCCACGAGGTCGTCGCCCGGGTCTCCGACGCCGACGCCCTGCGCGCCGAGGTCACCCGCCTGGCCCGGGCGGGGCGCCTGCCCGACGTCGTCGTCACCGACGTGCGCATGCCGCCCACCGGCACCGACGACGGCCTGCGCGCCGCCGTGGACCTGCGCGCCGCCTACCCGGGGCTGCCGGTCGTGGTCCTGTCCGCCTACGTCGTTGGCCCCTACCTGCGCGACCTGCTCGGCTCGGCCACCGCGCCCGACGGCGGCGCCGGGGCGGTGGGCTACCTGCTCAAGGAGCGGGTCGGGCGCGTGGACGACTTCCTGCGCAGCCTCGACGTCGTGGCCGCCGGAGGCATTGTCGTCGACCCCGAGGTACTGGCCAGGCTCATGGGCGCGCCCGCCCGCACGCCCGCGCAGGCCGACGCCGAGCGGGTCGCCCGCCTGACCGACCGCGAGCGCGAGGTCCTGGCGCTCATGGCCGAGGGCCTGTCGAACACGCAGATCGCCGGGCGTCTCGTCCTGTCCGACGGCGCCGTCGCCAAGCACGTCGCCAACATCCTGGCCAAGCTCGACCTGCCGCCCGAGGAGGACAACCGCCGCGTCAGGGCGGTCCTGACCTGGCTGCGCACCACCGCCTGA
- a CDS encoding AAA family ATPase, whose translation MDAPVLVVIAGLPATGKTTLARPLARELRAAYLRIDTIETAILRAQDRAELVTGGEGYAVGYDLAADQLALGLDVIAECVNPLPITRDAWRAAASRRGARIVEVELVCSDAAEHRARLQARTPDIDGLRNPSWRQVVERHYEPWGRDRLVIDTSAVGPDEAVRMIRDEVRRRRGSG comes from the coding sequence ATGGATGCGCCCGTGCTCGTCGTCATCGCAGGCCTGCCCGCCACGGGCAAGACGACCCTCGCCCGCCCCCTCGCGCGGGAGCTGAGGGCCGCCTACCTGCGCATCGACACGATCGAGACGGCCATCCTGCGCGCCCAGGACCGCGCCGAACTGGTCACGGGCGGGGAGGGGTACGCCGTCGGCTACGACCTGGCGGCCGATCAGCTCGCTCTGGGGCTCGACGTCATCGCCGAGTGCGTCAACCCCCTGCCGATCACCCGCGACGCCTGGCGCGCGGCCGCATCCCGCCGTGGCGCGCGCATCGTCGAGGTCGAGCTGGTCTGCTCCGACGCCGCCGAGCACCGCGCACGTCTTCAGGCGCGCACGCCCGACATCGACGGGCTGCGCAACCCGTCCTGGCGACAGGTCGTCGAACGGCACTACGAGCCGTGGGGGCGCGACCGCCTCGTCATCGACACGAGCGCCGTCGGGCCCGACGAGGCGGTGCGGATGATCCGCGACGAGGTCCGGCGGCGGCGCGGGAGCGGCTGA
- a CDS encoding CehA/McbA family metallohydrolase codes for MTILRRTSVRLTLADQAANRYPAFPFEVPPDAQSIGVSLEVDCTDGKACVDLGLLGPDGLRGWSGGARTSYVVERDDATPGYRPGLEAGDWAVLLGLHQVSAEGVDVTVTVVCPAGERPDHGPRPTPARRLLRGSDRALPAPRGLTWYAGDPHNHCLHSDGELSLWELADEGVRSGLDYLGCTDHNTTSHHLHLASVSQRHGITLIPGQEMTTHRGHANAWGEIGVIDFRDEARTWVEEVERRGGFMSINHPVADDCAWLHPLERMPPGAELFHGTWYRNLADTSILAWAAMLPDAVVVLGGGDFHNRSTSLRPGMPTTWIAAEECSPPALIEAMAAGRTMVTGSARRVSENEARPVLFDSPALVRLGGVGGHGAEDLMAVDAVGTVLVDRFGARLVIEENRQVVRAPAGRGPYRLETAKRWVVALSA; via the coding sequence ATGACCATCCTGCGGCGCACGAGCGTGCGCCTGACCCTGGCCGACCAGGCCGCGAACCGCTACCCCGCCTTCCCCTTCGAGGTTCCGCCCGACGCCCAGTCCATCGGGGTGAGCCTGGAGGTGGACTGCACGGACGGGAAGGCGTGCGTCGACCTGGGCCTGCTGGGCCCCGACGGCCTGCGCGGCTGGTCCGGAGGGGCGCGGACCTCCTACGTCGTCGAGCGCGACGACGCCACCCCCGGCTACCGCCCGGGCCTGGAGGCCGGGGACTGGGCGGTGCTCCTGGGATTGCACCAGGTGAGCGCCGAGGGTGTGGACGTCACCGTCACGGTGGTCTGCCCCGCCGGGGAGCGTCCGGACCACGGCCCGCGTCCGACCCCCGCCCGGCGCCTCCTGCGAGGATCCGACCGGGCCCTGCCCGCCCCCCGGGGACTGACCTGGTACGCGGGCGACCCCCACAACCACTGCCTGCACTCCGACGGGGAGCTGTCGCTGTGGGAGCTGGCCGACGAGGGCGTTCGGTCCGGGCTGGACTACCTGGGCTGCACCGACCACAACACCACCAGTCACCACCTCCACCTCGCCTCCGTCTCGCAGCGTCACGGCATCACCCTGATCCCCGGCCAGGAGATGACCACCCACCGCGGGCACGCCAACGCGTGGGGCGAGATCGGCGTCATCGACTTCCGCGACGAGGCCCGCACCTGGGTGGAGGAGGTCGAGCGCCGCGGCGGCTTCATGTCCATCAACCACCCGGTCGCCGACGACTGCGCGTGGCTGCACCCCCTGGAGCGCATGCCCCCCGGCGCCGAGCTCTTCCACGGCACCTGGTACCGCAACCTCGCCGACACCTCGATCCTGGCCTGGGCGGCGATGCTGCCCGACGCCGTCGTGGTCCTGGGCGGCGGCGACTTCCACAACCGCTCCACCTCCCTGCGCCCGGGGATGCCCACGACCTGGATCGCCGCCGAGGAGTGCAGCCCGCCGGCCCTCATCGAGGCCATGGCGGCGGGCCGGACCATGGTGACCGGCAGCGCCCGGCGCGTCAGCGAGAACGAGGCCCGCCCCGTCCTGTTCGACTCCCCCGCCCTGGTGCGCCTGGGCGGCGTGGGCGGGCACGGGGCCGAGGACCTCATGGCCGTGGACGCGGTGGGCACCGTGCTCGTGGACAGGTTCGGCGCCCGCCTGGTGATCGAGGAGAACCGCCAGGTGGTGCGGGCGCCGGCCGGCAGGGGCCCCTACCGCCTGGAGACCGCCAAGCGGTGGGTCGTGGCCCTGTCCGCCTGA